In Prunus dulcis chromosome 1, ALMONDv2, whole genome shotgun sequence, the following are encoded in one genomic region:
- the LOC117615830 gene encoding uncharacterized protein LOC117615830 — MVEKPKDPEKSYITEEDTANLLQRYQAANVLHLLQEVAHSQDVKIDWNRLVEKTSTGISNAREYQMLWRHLAYSEAFVDNFDNGAQPVDDDSDLEHELEAFPAVSGEDSTEAAACVKVLMASGLPSDSTHRSGATVEAPLTINIPNGQPSRTHQNSQPPCSMQGMNITVPVSVQKQPLLAMTTSSGATAEGGDANGSASNNMAPRKKRKKWSEAEDLELIAGVRRYGEGNWANILRGDFKGERTANQLSQRWKYIRKHHHQDLNVGGNSSNKLSEAQLATRHAMSLALNMPSITANTIGTAGTNTHSKFGGTNATTNSLPSTAAEEELQSQQGLKPAKPYQMGLLGSTSKSQLTSKKTLTKPNSNTDGMVRATAVAAGARIASPSDAASLLKAAQAKNAVHVLPTGGSSIQSSLPGSMRTHPEPHPNLHYMHTGLAATPVSTPLSTAVTPSATHPGSLKALPQTSQHAPTNSTLLSKQIKDVSCSLDSELGCTPTEQVQDGAVISENGQNEEGQKDKVDSPDQKAKLKNLSTSAENLVGSLDIKGDETDNIAGIGVQSEERQSAKDNETLCSLKGDDPFAADSCENRSANEQQIGLVSIVGDGCNGKQVLGKEETGIKI, encoded by the exons ATGGTTGAGAAACCCAAGGACCCGGAGAAGAGCTATATAACCGAGGAAGATACAGCCAATCTCTTACAAAG GTACCAGGCAGCGAATGTGTTGCATTTGCTGCAGGAAGTGGCTCACTCGCAGGACGTAAAGATAGATTGGAATCGATTGGTGGAGAAGACTTCAACTGGAATTTCCAATGCCAGAGAGTATCAGATGCTTTGGCGCCATTTAGCTTATAGTGAAGCTTTTGTTGACAACTTCGACAATGGGGCTCAACCTGTG GATGATGACAGCGATTTAGAACATGAATTGGAAGCTTTTCCTGCTGTTAGTGGTGAAGATTCAACAGAAGCTGCAGCATGTGTGAAg GTTCTAATGGCCTCTGGCTTACCAAGTGACTCAACTCATCGCAGTGGTGCAACAGTTGAGGCTCCATTGACCATAAATATACCCAATGGCCAGCCATCTAGAACTCATCAAAATTCACAACCACCTTGTTCAATGCAAGGGATGAACATTACAGTTCCGGTTTCTGTTCAGAAACAGCCCCTCCTTGCAATGACAACGTCTTCAGGGGCAACTGCTGAAGGAGGTGATGCAAATGGATCAGCTAGCAATAACATGGCTCCtcggaagaaaagaaaaaagtggtCTGAGGCTGAGGATTTGGAACTGATTGCTGGTGTGCGGAGATATGGTGAAGGAAATTGGGCAAATATCTTAAGAGGAGATTTCAAAGGGGAGAGAACTGCTAATCAGCTATCTCAG AGGTGGAAATATATTAGGAAGCATCATCATCAAGACTTGAATGTGGGAGGCAACTCTAGTAATAAACTTTCAGAAGCACAGTTGGCAACTCGCCATGCAATGTCGTTAGCCCTGAATATGCCAAGCATAACAGCTAACACGATTGGCACAG CTGGGACAAATACACACAGTAAATTTGGTGGAACAAATGCAACTACCAACTCTCTGCCTAGCACTGCTGCTGAAGAAGAACTGCAGTCTCAACAAGGCCTTAAACCAGCAAAGCCATATCAAATGGGATTATTGGGTTCAACATCAAAATCTCAATTAACCTCCAAGAAAACCTTGACAAAGCCTAATTCCAATACTGATGGTATGGTAAGAGCCACTGCGGTTGCTGCTGGGGCACGGATTGCTTCTCCTTCAGATGCTGCATCACTGCTCAAGGCTGCTCAGGCAAAGAATGCTGTCCATGTCTTGCCTACAGGTGGTTCTTCTATCCAATCGTCCTTACCTGGTAGCATGCGTACACACCCAGAGCCTCATCCTAATTTACATTACATGCATACGGGTTTGGCTGCTACGCCAGTTTCTACCCCTCTATCCACTGCTGTCACTCCCAGTGCCACACACCCTGGGTCTTTAAAAGCTCTCCCTCAGACGAGTCAGCACGCTCCAACTAATAGCACATTGCTATCCAAACAGATCAAGGATGTTAGCTGTAGTCTGGATTCTGAGCTGGGCTGCACTCCAACTGAGCAGGTCCAAGATGGAGCAGTTATCTCTGAGAATGGACAGAATGAAGAAGGTCAAAAGGATAAAGTGGATTCACCTGACCAGAAAGCTaagttaaaaaatttatcaactAGTGCTGAGAATCTCGTTGGTTCGTTGGACATCAAAGGAGATGAGACTGATAATATAGCTGGCATAGGTGTACAATCTGAAGAGAGACAAAGTGCAAAGGATAATGAGACTTTGTGTTCACTCAAAGGCGATGATCCATTTGCAGCTGACAGTTGTGAAAACCGAAGTGCAAATGAGCAGCAGATAGGTCTTGTGAGCATTGTAGGAGATGGATGCAATGGAAAACAGGTTTTAGGCAAAGAGGAGACTGGTATTAAGATCTAG